The sequence GGGTGAACGCCTCGTCCAGGTTGGCCCGCAGATTGGTGGTCAGCACCGCGATCCCGTCGAAGGACTCCATGCGCTGGAGCAGGTACGCCGACTCGATGTTGGCGTGCCGGTCGTGCGCGTCCTTCACCTCCGAGCGCTTGCCGAAGATCGCGTCGGCCTCGTCGAAGAGCAGCACGGCGTTGACCGCCGACGCCTCGGTGAAGATCCGCTCCAGGTTCTTCTCGGTCTCGCCCACGTACTTGTCGACGACCGTGGACAGGTCCACCACGTACAGGTCCATGCCGAGGTCCGCCGCGACGACCTCGGCGGACATGGTCTTCCCGGTACCCGACTCGCCCGCGAACAGCGCGATCACCCCGCGCCCGCGTCCGCCGCCGGGCCGCATCCCCCACTGCCCGAGCACCTGCTCGCGGTGCCGGGCGCGCAGCGCGAGTTCGCGCAGCCGCCGGTGGGTGAGCGGCGGCAGCACCAGGTCGTCCCAGCCGACCGTGGGCTCCACCCGGCGGGCCAGCCGGTCCAGGCCCGCGCCGTTCTGCGCGCGTACGGCGGTGCGCAGGTCGTCGGGACGGACCGGGCGGCCGGTCAGGGCGGCCGTGCGCACGGCCACGTCGGCGGCGCGGCGCACCTGGCCGGAGTCCAGGCGGTGCGCGGCCACGGCCCGGGCGAGCGCCTCGGTGTCGCCGGGTACGGAGCCGTCGCCTGCGGCCCGCTCCAGGGCGTGCCGCCAGCGCACGGCCTGCCGCTCGGGCGAGGGCGCCGGCACGGTCAGGACGACGGGGGTGTCGGCGGCCCAGCCCGGGTCCCAGCCGACGGCGCCGTGCGTCAGCAGCGGGATGCCCCGCAGCGCCGTGCACAACGCGCGGAGCGTGCGGGCGCGTTCGGCGGGTTCGTCGGGCAGGGCCTCCAGCGGGCCGAGGACGACCCCGGCACCGGTCAGCCGGGCTTCGAGGGCGGCCACCCGGGCCAGCTCGGGGACGTCGCCGGTGCGCCGGGCGAGGGCCGCCGCGTCCAGGACGAGCGGACGCGTCCCGGCCGCGCCCAGTGCCGCGACGGCCAGGCCCTCGGCGTCGCCGCCCCGGCCGCGCAGATGGACCAGGCCGGTACCGGTGCGGGCCGCCGCCGCCGTGCGGCGCACCTCGGCGGGCTCGGCGGTCGGGTCCTCGCGGGCCTCGTCGAGCACACCGGCGAGCCGGGCGTCGGGCCACGCGTGGCCGAGGAGGTGGGCGGTGACCCGGTCGGGGACCACCAAGGCGCGGGACAGCGGCGGCCGGTCCGGCTCGGTGACCTCCACCAGACCGCCCGCGACCAGCGGCGCGCCGGGCGCGAGCCGGAACCGTCCGGGTGCCGCGCCGGCGAGCCCGCACAGCTCCAGGGCGAGGCCGACGGTGGGGCGGCGGCGGGTGAGGTCGTCGTTGAGGTAGCCGTAGAGCCGCTCGAACCGCGCGTCCAGATCCGGCGCCACCGCGACCAGGAGCAGGTCCAGGTCCAGCGGTGTCAGCCCGAACCGCGCGGCGAGAGCGCCGAGCACGGAACCGGCCGGCGGCTGCCAGGGCCCGGGCCCGGGTACGCCGAGCCCGCCCGGCTCGTCCAGGATGCGCGCCGCCGCCTCCGGGGTCAGGTACTGCCCCCGGTACGGATCGTCGGGATCGGGATCCCCGGCCCGCCGCACCCCCACCGCCCACCGCACCCGCTCCTCGACGGCCCGCAGCCGGTCCCAGAGAGGGTCGGCACCGTCCACGGCACGCGACGGGGAAGGCTCATCGGCGCTCTCCGCTCGCGCGGGCACTGCGGCACTCGGCTCGTCGCCCGGCCCGGCCGTCCCGGCGGCGGTCTCGGGGCCGGGCTCTCCGGACGGCTCGGCGGTGGTGCGGCCGGGCATGGGCGGTTCGGTGGTGCGGGTCACGGCTGGCGGTCTCCACGGTGGCGGCGGCGGGCGGGGGCCGGGCCCCGTTCGCGGGGGCCGGCGAAGCCCTGCGGGCCCGGGTCGGTCGTCTCCTTGTAGCGCAGCCGGCGCCCCGGCTCCGCCTCCCCGTCCGCGCGCCGGGCGGCGGAGCGGACGACGAGGCCCTCGGTGACCGGCGGCGCGACCTCGGTGACCGCCCCGGCGAGCGGTGCCCGTACCCGTACGCCCAGCGACGCCTTCAGCTCACCGCCGAGCGCCGACCACACATCGGCGGCGGCCGGTACGTCGGCGGCGGTCCCGGCGACGTCCAGGCCCACGGTCAGCCCCAGTTCGGCCAGCGTGCCGGTGAGCAGCCGCGCGGGCAGGGTGTCGGCGGAGACCAGGCAGGCGAGCACCTGCGACAGCAGCCGGTGTTCGTCCTGCGGACGGCTCGCCCACGCCGTGACCAGGTAGGTCAGATCGAACCAGCGGGGCGGGGTGCGGCGCGCCACGAGCTGCCCGTCCGCGTCGTACACCTCCCCGGCGCCGCTGCCGCGCCGGGCGGCGTCCTCGCGGATGTCGTACAGGAAGACGCAGACCGTGGGCGCGCTGCGGCGCGCGGCCCAGTCCCGGGTGGGCGCGTCGAAGACGACCTCGACGCCCGACGCCTCCAGGCCGGACTCGCCGAGCAGCCGGCGCAGGCCCTCGTCGACCTCGTGGATCACCGGCGGGTCACCTCGTCGGGCGGCTGGATGCTGCCGTTGACCACCAGGAAGTCGGTCTTGACCGGGGAGAAACCGGGGCCCTTGGCGAAGATCTCGCGCGGCCCGGTCTGGTCCTTGGCGAGGATGAGCAGCTGGCCGATGAAGGTGCCGTCCGGCTTGGGCACGGTCGGCGCCGCCGCCGCGGTGATCCCGGGCTTCCAGGTGAACCGCACCGGCGCTCCGGGCGGGAAGTCCTTGCCGCGCACGGAGGTGACGAAGCCGGGCTTGCCGATGCCGGGTACGGCGACGATGCGCGGCTGGAGGATGCGCAGCCGCTGCCGCGCGGTGTTGTCACCGCGGTCGGCGTCGGTGCCGGTCGTGGTGAGCACGCCGGTGACCTGGCCGGTCATCGCCTTCTTGGGGCTGAGGACGACACGTACGACGGTGTCCGCGCCCGGTCCCAGGTCCGGCAGCGCGCACACCCAGGAGGCGTCGCAGCCCGGCGGTGGCCCGCTGTCGGGGATGCCGGCGGGCAGTCCGATGCGCAGCCGCAGCCCGGTGGCCAGCGCGTCGCGGCCGTTGCGGACGGTGTACGTCACCACGACCCGGCCGCCGACGTAGCCGGGGTTCGGCTGGGCCGTGACGCGCACGCCGGGCCCGGCCTTCGGCGCCGGCGGCTGCGGCGGCACCGGCGGAACGGTGGGCGGCGGCGTCGGAACCGGCGGCGGGGTCGTGGGCGGAGTCGTGGGCGGAGTCGGGGTCGGTGTCGGAGTGGGAGTCGGGGTCGGGGTCGGGGTCGGGGTGGGCGGCGGGGCCGTGCGCACCGGCACCACGGTCCGGCCGTCGTTGTCGCTGGGCCGCGGGTCCAGGACCGTGCCGGTGACCGACCAGCCGACCGGCGCGTCACCCGGGGTGAGCCCGGTGAGGGTGACGTCCACCGGGACCGTCGTACCGGGCGGCACCAGGCCCAGGTCGCACAGGAGGGACGCGGCGTCGCAGCTGCCGCCGGGCCAGGTGATCCGGGTGACGTCGACACCGGCCGGGGGCGCGATGGTCAGCCGGGTGCCGGGGGAGGTGGCGGGGCCGTTGTTCACCACGTCGACGCGGACCGTGGTGGAGTCGCCGACGGTCACGTCGGGAACGGTGCCGGGCGCCCGGACGGCGAGGTCGACGGACTGCTGGACGCTGGGCTCCTTGTGCCGGCCCGGGAGGTCGTTGGTGAGCTTGGTGAGTTCGCCGGTCGCCACGTCCAGCATCTTGAGCTTCTCGGGGCTGTTGGCCGGCCGGCTCGGGCGGGCGCTGATCACCAGGGACTTGCCGTCGGGCGTCCAGGCGGCGTCCCGGGGCTGGAACGGCCCGGGGTTCTCCGGCAGTTCCCGGCGGCAGGCGCCGGGGACGTCGCGGGCGGAGCCGGGCAGGAGCACCCGGCAGTCGTCGCCGGACACCGACGTCAGGATGATGCCGTTGCGCTCGTCGGTCACACCGCCGCCGTTCTTGCGGTTGAAGGCGATGCTGCGGCCGTCCGGGGAGAACGCGGGGCTGTCGTCGATGACCGCGCAGGTGCCCGGGCAGTTCCTGGCGCTCAGGTCGGTCTGCCGGCCGAGGTTGTTCACGGGCACGGTCCAGATGTGCTTGTTGCCTCCGCCGCCGTAGACCAGCTCGTTGCGGGTGAAGGCCAGGATGTTGCCGTCGGCGGACCAGGTGGGCTGCGCGTCCTGGCCTTGCAGCTCCCCGGCGGGCGGGGTGATCTTCCCGGTGATCGCGCCGCTGGCGGCGTCCGCGATGAGGATCTGGCTGGCGCCCGCGGTCCCGTCGGCGCCGCCCGGCGAGATCCGGGTGAAGGCGAGGTACTTGCCGTCCGGGGAGAACGCCGGGTCGGTGTCCCGGTCGCCCGGTCCGCGTCCGTCGAGCGGCAGCCTCGCCTCGTGGGTGCCGTCGGCGTCCGCCAGCCAGATCTCCTCGACGCGGTTGCCGCGGGGGCCCAGGAAACGGGTCACGACGATGCGGCGGCCGTCCGGTGTGTAGCTCTGCCGCTCGGTCCACGGGTCGTAGTCGGCCCGGGGCTGGAAGAGCGGGTCCTTCGTGGGGTCGGTGTTGGTGTCGGCCTCCGGGTCCTCGTTCAGGATCGTCAGGTTCAGGTCGCGGGGGTCGGCCCCGTCCGCCCGGATGTCCTGGAGCGTCACCGTGTGCGGGCCGTCGGCCGAGACGTGCTCCACCACCGCCCGGCCGCCGTCGCGCGGGCCGAGCCAGGTGGGCGAGCGGATCTCCCGGTCCTCGTTCAGCACCAGCCCGGGCGTCCCGCCGTCGTGCGGCACCGCGCGGAACACGTGGTCGTAGTTGCCCTCGCACTGGCAGGTGATCTCGGGGCTCAGGAACAGCACCTCGTTGCCGCCCGGGATCCAGGCCGGCGCGTGGGCCCGCCACTGCTCCCGGTCACCGCCGAGCAGCGGCCGGTCGGTGCTCCCGTCGGTGCCGTCCGTCACCCGCAGCCGGGGCACGCCGTCCTTGGTGGCGGTGTACGCGATGAGGTCCCGGTGATCGCCGTCGCCGGCCGGGTTCCACACCGGTTCGGTGGCCGTGCCGTTCGCGGGAGAGGTGACCCGGGTGGCGGTGCCGCCGTCCAGGGGCCGTACGTAGATCTGCGCTCCGGCCGCCGAGTCGCCGTCGCCGGAGTACGCGAGGCGCTTCCCGTCCGGGGAGACCGTGGGGTACTCCTCGTCGGCGGGGGTGTTGGTGAGCCGGGACAGTTCGCTCTTGTCGGTGCGCACCTGCCACAGGTCGCGCTGGTCCTTGCCGTCCGGACCGCCGGGCGCGGCCGCGTCGAAGACCACGGACCGGCCGTCCGGCGTCAGCCGGGGGTGGGCCGCGTTCATGCCGACGGTGAGGCGGATCAGGGAGCCGTCGGCGTGCCGCAGATAGACCTGCGGGTCCTTCTCGTCGCGGCGGCTGGTGAAGACCAGCTGGTTGCCCAGGGCGGACGGCTGCATGTCGTTGTGGACCGGGCCCTGGCCAAACAGCGCGGCGCTGGTCTTGTCGGAGGTGACCTCGCCGAGACTGCGGTGCCGGGTGCCGGCGAACGCGATCCTGGTCTCCGCGGCGGTGGCGGCCACCCGCGGCGAGGCGTCCGCGGTGCCGTCCACACCGGAGGCCGCGGTCGCCCCGAGCAGCGGGATCAGCAGCAGTGCCGACGCGCCGAGCCGCCCCAGGCGGTACCGCCCGCCGGGGCCAGCGGTTCCCATCAAGGTCCCCCTCGCAGTCTGGTGCGGCAGTCCGGGTCTACCCCTGCGGCAATCCGGGTGCGCCCCCGCCACCCTGTCCGGGCCGTGCGCGGCCCGGGAGGGCGGCGGGGCCATACCCGGGGGAAACGCGCGGTGTGCTTTGGGGCAGCGCGCGTTCCCGTCCGGGCCGCGGCCGTGACCGCGGCGGACCGTCAGATCAGCCCGTTGCGCAGCGCGTAGCCCACCGCGTGGGCCCGGTTGCGCAGCTGGAGCCGGGTGATGACCTCGTGGAGGATGTTCTTGACGGTCCGTTCGGAGTACGAGGTCTTGCGCGCGATCTCGGCGGTGTCCAGGCCCTCCGACACCATGCGCAGCATGTCCGCCTCGCGGGTGGTCAGCGTGGACAGGGACAGCCCTCGCGGGTCGAGCGCCGAGCGCTGGAGGCTGCCGACGTGGCTGAGGAGCTTGCCGAGCAGGTCGCCGGGCAGGACGCCCTCGCCGTTGGCTATGGCCAGGACGAGCCGCAGCAACTGGTCCTGGTCGGCCTCGGCACGCCGCAGCACCGCCGCCACCCCGCACTCGATGACGCGTTGCAGCGAGCCGGAGCCGAGGGTGGCGACGACCAGGCCGGTCCGGGTGGCGGTGTTGTGCCGCAGGCGGTGCAGCAGGGCCGCCACGTCGTCGTCGACGTGGTCCACGACCACCAGCGACACCTGGGCCCGCTCGGCGTCGGCGTCGGCGAGCAGGTCGATCTCGGGACGCTGCCGCAGCTGCTGTACGACGCCCAGGCGCAGTACGGGGTCGGCGGCGTAGACGGCGACGGTCGCCCGGTCGGGCCGGTCGGTACGGGAGGTCCGGTGCGTGGTCCAGGCCGGGGCCGGCCCACCGGACGGGGTGGTGGGCGTGACCGGCCCGGCTGTCTCAGTGCTGGACATAGCGATTTACCTGTCTCAAGAGTGCTGGTCGGGGTATGCGTGAGTGGGGACGAGCGCCGCCGAACGGCGCACCCGGGGCGACGGCGGCCTCAACCGTTCGTCGCCTTCGGGGAGTTGACGGGTGACTTCCGGGGCACCGCGACTGCCCGGGCATTGCCCTCGCGCTTCTCGCGGCGTGTCCCGGGGCGGCCTACTGTGCTGGCGTGACGCCTTCTGCAGCCTCTTCCAGCCCCGGCGCTCCCGGCCTCGACATCCCGGAAGTGACCGTGGCGCCGGGAGACATCGCCACGACCACCGTGACCGTGCGCAACGACAGCGACATCGTCGAGGCGTACAGCCTGGAGGTCGTGGGGGACTGCGCGGCCTGGTCCACCGTGGAGCCCGCACGGGTCTCCCTGTATCCGGGCACCTCCGAGACGGTGACGGTACGTCTGGAGCCCCCGCGTTCCCCGGAGGTGCGGGCCGGCGAGGTTCCCCTCGGTGTGCGGGTGCTGCCGGCCGAGCACCCGGAGTCGGTGCGGGTCCTCGAGACCGTCGTGCACATCGGGGCGTTCCACGAGCTGCACAGCGAGCTGGCCCCGCGCCGGCGGCGCGGCTGGCTGCGCGGACGCTACCGGCTGGCGGTGCGCAACCAGGGCAACACCCCGGTGCGGGTGGGCTTCACCGCCGGACAGGCGGGCGAGGAGCTGTCGTTCGCGTTCACTCCGGCGGAACAGGCCCTGGAGCCCGGCGAGTCGACGGAGATCGGCCTGCGGGTGCGCACGGGCAAGCCGGTGTGGTTCGGCGCCCCGGTGGTGTGGCCGTTCACCGTGGACGCCGCGGAGACCGGCGAACAGGACGAGCCCCGGCGGGACGAGCCCGTCGTGCGGGCGCCGCTGGACGCGGAGTTCGTCCAGATACCGATCTTCCCCAAGTGGCTGCTCGCCCTGCTCGCGGCGCTGCTCGCGCTGCTGCTGGCCTGGTTCATGCTGGTCCGTCCGGCGGTGCGCAGCGCCGCCAAGGAAGCGGCCACCGAGGCGGTCCAGCCGCGGCCCACGCCCGCCGGGGAGGAAGGCGACGCCGGGCAGAGCCCGGGCACCGGTCCCGGCACGGGTACGGGCAAGGGCACCGCTCCCGGCGGCGGGCGATCGAGCGCTCCGGGTACGGGCGGTGACGGCACGTCCGGTGAGGACGGCACGTCGGCCGACGGCGGCACCGTGGTGGGCGGCGGCCGGCAGCTGTCGCAGACCATCGACGTGCAGTCGACCCGCGGGGAGACCAAGCCCGGTATCTACCAGGTGCCCAAGGACAGCGTCTTCGGTGTCACGGACATCGTCGTCGCCAACTTCCAGGGCGACGAGGGACTGGTGACGATCTCCTTCGGGGACCGCAAGATCACCACCATCGCGCTGGAGACCTTCCGCAACCAGGACTACCACTGGGTGACCCCCATCAAGATCCCCGAGAACGACACCGTGACCGTCGAAGTGACGTGCGAGAAGCCCGGCACACCGGCGTCCGGACGTCAGGCGCAGGGATGCCACGAGATCCTGAACGTGAGTGGCGTACTCAGCCGTACCAGTCAGTAACTCCAGCCCCATACTCCGACGTATTGTCGGACGATATTGGGTGTATCTGCCAAGAGTTGGCGCTTGCTCCGTCCGGAAACAGCCACCAAAGGACCGAAAAGCGCCACCCCGCCCCGGCTGAAGCGGTCCCGCCCGACGGGTCCCGCCCGGCCGGGACGGCCGGCCCGGCACCCTCCCCGGTGCCTCGCGCGCCTCGCGCGCCGCCTCCCGCACACCGGCGCGCCAGGCGGCCCGCCCGCACCTGCGGACGTGAGGCGCCTCACCCCGCCGCCCGGCCCCACGCACCCCGGCACCGCCCTGCGCCCGGGCCCGTCGGCGGGAAATCTGCCGCGGCGGCACCACATACGCGCACACACCGACGTTAGGGTTGGGACACCGGGGCACACATGGCCCGTGTCCTTGAAACGAAGGTGCCATGCCCGCCGACAACCCGCCCGCCGGCAACCTCCACGACGACGACTACCCCGCCTACACCATGGGCCGGGCCGCCGACCTCCTCGGCACCACGCCCGCCTTCCTCCGGGCCGTCGGCGAGGCGGGGCTGATCACACCCCTGCGCTCGGAGGGCGGCCACCGCCGGTACTCCCGGCACCAGTTGCGCGTCGCCGCCCGCGCCCGCGAACTCGTCGGCCAGGGCACCCCCATGGAGGCCGCGTGCCGCATCATCGACCTGGAGGACCGCCTTCGAGAGGCGCTGCGGCAGAACGCGGACATGCGCCGCGGGCCCGGCGGACCCGGCCCCGGTGACGACCGTTGAGCCCGGGCGACCGGACCATATCTACTCCGGCCACTGGAGAATTGCCCGCAGCGCGCCGAAAGGTTTTCCGGTGAGGACGCCTCAGAATATCCGCCCCGACGACACTGATTGACAGAAAACCTGGGTGTGCCGGGCCGGTCCGTGTTACCGTGATAACAGTTGCAGTTTTGATTGCCGGAACTTTTCCGGGACCCCTGAGGGGCGATCATCGCGGCGACTCGGGATCCGCACAGTGCGGATCACGGCACTGCCCCTAGGGAGAATCAATATGGCATCTGGCACCGTGAAGTGGTTCAACGCGGAAAAGGGCTTCGGCTTCATCGAGCAGGACGGCGGCGGCGCCGACGTGTTCGCGCACTACTCGAACATCGCCACCTCCGGCTTCCGCGAGCTTCAGGAAGGCCAGAAGGTTACCTTCGACGTCACGCAGGGCCAGAAGGGCCCGCAGGCCGAGAACATCGTTCCCGCCTGACGCTGACGCGTTCTACGAGGCCGGGGCCCGCGCTCATGGGGCGCGGGCCCCGGTCCGTTTTCCTCTTCCGGGAAACCCCGGCCCGTTTACCCGCCGTCCGGCCTCCCCAGGCCCCTTTCGGCTTCTCCCTTCGGCTCATTCTTGCGAATTCTGCCGCGGCTGCGCACCGCCGAAAGGAATTCCTCGACACGTGCCGCGCACATCGAGGAGGTTCCTCAGCATGAACCCCACCCGTCGTACCCGGGGCGCCGCCGGCACCGGTGGCACCGGCCGCCGCGGCGGCAACGACTCCGCGCCCTTCCGGTCCTCGCGGACCACCGCGCGCGGCAAGGGCCCGCAGGGCAAGGGCCCGGGCGCCCGACGCGCGCCCCTCGGCGAGTTCGCCCTCCCGGTCACCCTCACCGAGGCACTGCCGCCGGCCGAGACGTTCGCCGAACTGGACCTGCCCGCGCCCCTGCACGACGCGCTGCGCACCGAAGGCGTGACCGCTCCCTTCCCCATCCAGGCGGCGACGCTGCCGAACACACTGGCCGGACGCGACGTCCTCGGCCGCGGCCGTACCGGGTCGGGCAAGACGCTCGCCTTCGGCCTGCCCCTGCTGGCCCGGCTGGCCGGACAGCGGGCCGAGCCCCGGCAGCCGCTGGCCCTCGTCCTCGTCCCCACCCGGGAACTGGCCCAGCAGGTCACCGACGCCCTCACCCCTTACGCGCGGGCGCTGCGCCTGCGCCTGGTCACCGTCGTCGGCGGCATGTCCATCGGCCGCCAGACGTCCGCGCTGCGCGCCGGAGCCGAGGTCGTCGTCGCGACCCCCGGCCGGCTCAAGGACCTCATCGACCGCGGCGGCTGCCGGCTGGACCGCGTGGCCGTCACCGTCCTGGACGAGGCCGACCAGATGACCGACATGGGCTTCATGCCCCAGGTCACCGCCCTGCTCGACCAGGTCCGCCCGGACGGCCAGCGGATGCTGTTCTCGGCCACCCTGGACCGCAACATCGACCTCCTGGTGCGCCGTTACCTGCACGACCCGGTCGTGCACTCGGTCGACCCGTCGGCGGGCGCGGTCACCACGATGGAGCACCACCTGCTGCACGTCCACGACGACGACAAGCACACCACCGCCACCGAGATCGCCGCCCGCGACGGCCGCGTGATCATGTTCCTGGACACCAAGCACGCGGCGGAACGGCTGGCCAAGCACCTGCTGTCGGTCGGTGTCCGGGCCTCGGCGCTGCACGGCGGCAAGTCCCAGCCGCAGCGCACCCGCACCCTCGCCCGGTTCAAGGACGGCGAGGTCACG comes from Streptomyces sp. SCL15-4 and encodes:
- a CDS encoding ATP-binding protein; this translates as MTRTTEPPMPGRTTAEPSGEPGPETAAGTAGPGDEPSAAVPARAESADEPSPSRAVDGADPLWDRLRAVEERVRWAVGVRRAGDPDPDDPYRGQYLTPEAAARILDEPGGLGVPGPGPWQPPAGSVLGALAARFGLTPLDLDLLLVAVAPDLDARFERLYGYLNDDLTRRRPTVGLALELCGLAGAAPGRFRLAPGAPLVAGGLVEVTEPDRPPLSRALVVPDRVTAHLLGHAWPDARLAGVLDEAREDPTAEPAEVRRTAAAARTGTGLVHLRGRGGDAEGLAVAALGAAGTRPLVLDAAALARRTGDVPELARVAALEARLTGAGVVLGPLEALPDEPAERARTLRALCTALRGIPLLTHGAVGWDPGWAADTPVVLTVPAPSPERQAVRWRHALERAAGDGSVPGDTEALARAVAAHRLDSGQVRRAADVAVRTAALTGRPVRPDDLRTAVRAQNGAGLDRLARRVEPTVGWDDLVLPPLTHRRLRELALRARHREQVLGQWGMRPGGGRGRGVIALFAGESGTGKTMSAEVVAADLGMDLYVVDLSTVVDKYVGETEKNLERIFTEASAVNAVLLFDEADAIFGKRSEVKDAHDRHANIESAYLLQRMESFDGIAVLTTNLRANLDEAFTRRLDVIADFPVPDATQRLALWERCLGDRLPRADDLDLGFCADRFELAGGSIRACAVTAAYLAAESGAPLTMSQVVTAIAQEYRKLGRLVLETEFGPYLASAVGA
- a CDS encoding DUF4255 domain-containing protein, whose product is MIHEVDEGLRRLLGESGLEASGVEVVFDAPTRDWAARRSAPTVCVFLYDIREDAARRGSGAGEVYDADGQLVARRTPPRWFDLTYLVTAWASRPQDEHRLLSQVLACLVSADTLPARLLTGTLAELGLTVGLDVAGTAADVPAAADVWSALGGELKASLGVRVRAPLAGAVTEVAPPVTEGLVVRSAARRADGEAEPGRRLRYKETTDPGPQGFAGPRERGPAPARRRHRGDRQP
- a CDS encoding response regulator transcription factor: MSSTETAGPVTPTTPSGGPAPAWTTHRTSRTDRPDRATVAVYAADPVLRLGVVQQLRQRPEIDLLADADAERAQVSLVVVDHVDDDVAALLHRLRHNTATRTGLVVATLGSGSLQRVIECGVAAVLRRAEADQDQLLRLVLAIANGEGVLPGDLLGKLLSHVGSLQRSALDPRGLSLSTLTTREADMLRMVSEGLDTAEIARKTSYSERTVKNILHEVITRLQLRNRAHAVGYALRNGLI
- a CDS encoding hydrolytic protein translates to MTPSAASSSPGAPGLDIPEVTVAPGDIATTTVTVRNDSDIVEAYSLEVVGDCAAWSTVEPARVSLYPGTSETVTVRLEPPRSPEVRAGEVPLGVRVLPAEHPESVRVLETVVHIGAFHELHSELAPRRRRGWLRGRYRLAVRNQGNTPVRVGFTAGQAGEELSFAFTPAEQALEPGESTEIGLRVRTGKPVWFGAPVVWPFTVDAAETGEQDEPRRDEPVVRAPLDAEFVQIPIFPKWLLALLAALLALLLAWFMLVRPAVRSAAKEAATEAVQPRPTPAGEEGDAGQSPGTGPGTGTGKGTAPGGGRSSAPGTGGDGTSGEDGTSADGGTVVGGGRQLSQTIDVQSTRGETKPGIYQVPKDSVFGVTDIVVANFQGDEGLVTISFGDRKITTIALETFRNQDYHWVTPIKIPENDTVTVEVTCEKPGTPASGRQAQGCHEILNVSGVLSRTSQ
- a CDS encoding MerR family transcriptional regulator: MPADNPPAGNLHDDDYPAYTMGRAADLLGTTPAFLRAVGEAGLITPLRSEGGHRRYSRHQLRVAARARELVGQGTPMEAACRIIDLEDRLREALRQNADMRRGPGGPGPGDDR
- a CDS encoding cold-shock protein gives rise to the protein MASGTVKWFNAEKGFGFIEQDGGGADVFAHYSNIATSGFRELQEGQKVTFDVTQGQKGPQAENIVPA
- a CDS encoding DEAD/DEAH box helicase — its product is MNPTRRTRGAAGTGGTGRRGGNDSAPFRSSRTTARGKGPQGKGPGARRAPLGEFALPVTLTEALPPAETFAELDLPAPLHDALRTEGVTAPFPIQAATLPNTLAGRDVLGRGRTGSGKTLAFGLPLLARLAGQRAEPRQPLALVLVPTRELAQQVTDALTPYARALRLRLVTVVGGMSIGRQTSALRAGAEVVVATPGRLKDLIDRGGCRLDRVAVTVLDEADQMTDMGFMPQVTALLDQVRPDGQRMLFSATLDRNIDLLVRRYLHDPVVHSVDPSAGAVTTMEHHLLHVHDDDKHTTATEIAARDGRVIMFLDTKHAAERLAKHLLSVGVRASALHGGKSQPQRTRTLARFKDGEVTVLVATNVAARGLHIDDIDLVVNVDPPADHKDYLHRGGRTARAGKSGTVVTLVLPHQRRSVDRLMSAADITARTTRVRPGEPELTRITGARTPSGVPVVLAAPAAERPQGPGTAGRGRGGRSRRARGARRAPSGRPAPETSR